One stretch of Labilithrix sp. DNA includes these proteins:
- a CDS encoding lamin tail domain-containing protein, whose translation MLHATRRSLRSFLPLALSATALASVAALSQGCGAPAAGSTDGEGSDVSFNTQADAGQDASQDAGAAEAALVFSQVFAGGGMEGAPFKRDFIELFNRSTKAQTLGGLSLQFASGTGEFPATTDGGAPVARLALPASVEVPPGGYVSIALGGDSIGAEAGTGADFAFNLAVALTPTAINLSVTSGKIALVRGNEPLACGTAEKRCATERVVDMIGWGGEEVSDHEGGQPMAALSASTAARRAGNGCVDTNDNGADFAAAAPEPRNAESDPDYCGASAPEPTGDEDPTLQGLVISQVFGGGGLPGSPYKRDYVEVFNASAEPRVLTGLSLQYAAKRSLFVPVTNAQGSTSSVITFPAAKDGKDIVLAPGAYFLVVIGGRDDGDGDELEGNMVVKAGPSALDLDGRAGKIALVRGAEPLRCGTAARRCARDRIVDLVGYGDGASDYEGTGAAPDLADIKAAVRRENGCGDDADNASDFVAGTPAPRNTLTDARPCGVTPTATPIDDAEPESEDEEEADDAPRVKKPAPKAPLAESTPAATSCSIAHGPARGGLMLEVVAVGLALLPLRRRRARD comes from the coding sequence ATGCTCCACGCTACCCGTCGCTCTCTCCGCTCGTTCCTGCCGCTCGCCCTCTCGGCGACGGCGCTCGCAAGCGTCGCCGCGCTCTCGCAAGGCTGCGGTGCACCGGCCGCCGGCTCGACCGACGGCGAAGGCTCCGACGTGTCGTTCAACACGCAAGCGGACGCAGGTCAGGACGCGAGCCAGGACGCGGGAGCGGCGGAGGCCGCCCTCGTCTTCAGCCAAGTCTTCGCCGGCGGCGGTATGGAGGGCGCGCCCTTCAAGCGTGACTTCATCGAGCTCTTCAACCGGTCGACGAAGGCGCAGACCCTCGGCGGGCTCTCGCTCCAGTTCGCGAGCGGCACCGGCGAGTTTCCGGCGACGACCGACGGCGGCGCGCCCGTCGCGCGCCTCGCGCTCCCCGCGAGCGTCGAGGTGCCGCCCGGCGGCTACGTCTCCATCGCGCTCGGCGGCGACTCGATCGGAGCAGAGGCTGGAACGGGCGCCGACTTCGCCTTCAACCTCGCCGTCGCGCTGACGCCGACCGCGATCAACCTCTCCGTCACCTCCGGCAAGATCGCGCTCGTTCGGGGGAACGAACCTCTCGCCTGCGGGACGGCGGAGAAGCGATGCGCGACCGAGCGCGTCGTCGACATGATCGGCTGGGGCGGCGAGGAGGTCTCCGACCACGAGGGCGGACAGCCGATGGCCGCGCTGTCGGCGTCGACCGCGGCGCGTCGCGCGGGCAACGGCTGCGTCGACACGAACGACAACGGCGCCGACTTCGCCGCCGCGGCGCCGGAGCCCCGCAACGCCGAGAGCGATCCGGACTATTGCGGCGCAAGCGCGCCGGAGCCGACCGGCGACGAAGACCCGACGCTCCAGGGCCTCGTCATCAGTCAGGTCTTCGGCGGCGGTGGGCTGCCGGGCTCCCCTTACAAACGCGACTACGTGGAGGTCTTCAACGCGTCGGCCGAGCCGCGCGTGCTCACCGGCCTCTCGCTCCAGTACGCGGCGAAGCGATCGCTCTTCGTGCCGGTCACGAACGCGCAAGGCAGCACCAGCTCGGTCATCACGTTCCCCGCGGCGAAGGACGGCAAGGACATCGTCCTCGCGCCCGGCGCCTACTTCCTCGTCGTCATCGGCGGTCGAGACGACGGCGACGGCGACGAGCTCGAAGGCAACATGGTCGTGAAGGCCGGGCCGAGCGCGCTCGACCTCGACGGCCGCGCGGGGAAGATCGCGCTCGTGCGCGGGGCCGAGCCGCTCCGTTGCGGCACCGCCGCGCGCCGCTGCGCTCGCGACCGGATCGTCGATCTCGTGGGATACGGCGACGGCGCCTCCGACTACGAAGGCACCGGCGCGGCGCCGGACCTCGCCGACATCAAGGCCGCCGTCCGCCGCGAGAACGGCTGCGGCGACGACGCGGACAACGCGAGCGACTTCGTCGCCGGCACGCCGGCGCCGCGCAACACGCTCACCGACGCGCGGCCCTGCGGCGTCACGCCGACGGCCACGCCCATCGACGACGCGGAGCCGGAGTCCGAGGACGAGGAGGAAGCGGACGACGCTCCTCGCGTGAAGAAGCCCGCGCCGAAGGCCCCGCTCGCGGAGAGCACCCCGGCGGCGACGTCTTGCTCGATCGCGCACGGTCCTGCTCGCGGCGGGCTCATGCTCGAGGTCGTCGCGGTGGGCCTCGCCCTCCTTCCGCTGAGGCGACGCCGCGCCAGGGACTGA
- a CDS encoding DUF4920 domain-containing protein — protein sequence MFARTSLASLLLVLVACSSPSSPTVEGETPADETPADTEGGRKSPGSTSKGSSGSSANGDKPKGSLETVQAVEVFGGSLAKDVPVVELSTLLREAMKSPDQYRDKTIETTGKVRANCTKKGCWMEVRPADRVDGDAITVRFKDYGFFVPLDSRGHEVRIQGTIRVEIMSPAAVAEAEAEGATVPNKNPDGSANVATFTATGVEMRGRI from the coding sequence ATGTTCGCTCGAACCTCGCTCGCTTCGCTCCTCCTCGTCCTCGTCGCCTGTAGCTCGCCGTCGTCGCCGACGGTGGAAGGCGAGACCCCTGCCGACGAAACGCCGGCCGACACGGAAGGGGGCCGGAAGTCCCCCGGCAGCACGTCGAAAGGATCGTCCGGCTCGAGCGCGAACGGGGACAAACCGAAGGGGTCGCTCGAGACCGTGCAGGCGGTCGAGGTCTTCGGCGGCAGCCTCGCGAAGGACGTCCCGGTCGTCGAGCTGAGCACGTTGCTGCGCGAGGCGATGAAGTCGCCCGACCAGTACCGCGACAAGACGATCGAGACGACCGGCAAGGTGCGTGCAAACTGCACGAAGAAGGGCTGCTGGATGGAAGTGCGCCCCGCCGACCGCGTCGACGGCGACGCGATCACCGTGCGGTTCAAGGACTATGGCTTCTTCGTGCCGCTCGACTCGCGCGGTCACGAGGTGCGGATCCAAGGCACGATCAGGGTCGAGATCATGAGCCCCGCCGCCGTCGCCGAGGCCGAGGCCGAAGGCGCGACCGTGCCGAACAAGAACCCCGACGGCTCCGCGAACGTCGCGACGTTCACCGCGACCGGCGTCGAGATGCGCGGTCGTATCTGA